GGCGTGGGCGTGCAGGAAGTGGGCGTGCGCGTCGATGAGCGGCGCCGGGCCGGCGAGCGGGGCCGCGGGCGTGGCGGGGGTCACGACGGCTCGAGCATCTCGACGAACGACGCGCTGGCGGCATGCTCGATGGCGCGCACGGCGTCGTCGTCGTGGGCCACGCAGGCGTAGTTGTAGGCGCCGCGCTTGAACAGGACGCCGTGGGCCATGGCGCGCTCCAGGAAGTCGTGCTCGACCGCGGGATCGTCGAACCGGAGGAACCACATCGGATCGAGCCCCTCGAGCCGGACGCCCGGGATGCCGCTGGCGGCGATGGCCGCCGACACCACACGCCGCATCTCAGCGCCATTCTTGGCCAGCGCCTCGCAGATGTCGGCCTGCTGATGCCAGTCGAGCACGACGTACGCCGCGGCGAGCGCGCTCGCCTCCCCGGCCAGCGTGGACGAGATCCACGTGCGGCGCGCGGCGTCCATGAGGTCGGCGCGACCACACACCGCGGAGAGCGGGAATCCGTTGGCGAGCGCCTTGCCGAACGTGGCGAGGTCGGGGGTGACGCCGGAGATTTCCTGGTAGCCGCCGGGCGCCAGCCGGAAGCCCGTCTTCATCTCGTCGAAGATGAGCGCGGCGCCGCGCTGCGTGCAGATGGCCTGGGCGCGGGCGATCCAGGCGGCGGAGGGCAGACGCTCCACCACCGGCTCGAGGATGATCGCGGCGAGCCGGTCGCCGGCCCGGTCGGCGGCGGCGTCGAGTGCGGCGAGGTCGTCGAACGGAACGTCGATGGTGTCCTGGCGAGCGCCGGCGGGAACGCCCGCCGCGTCGCACGCCCAGTCGTGCCAGCCGAGATAGCCCGACGCGATGACGACGTCCCGCCCGGTGTATGTGCGGGCAATGCGCACGGCGGCCGACGTGGCCTCGGCGCCGGTCTTGAGAAAGCGCACCTGCTCGGCACACGGCACCATGCCGCAGAACCGCTCGGCGACTTCCACCTCGAGGGCGCTGGACAGGCCCGCGACGTGTCCACCGCCGACGGCGTCGAGCACGGCGCGCGTCACGTGGGGTTCCGCGTACCCGAGCGCGACGGCGCCGAGGGCCATCGTGCAATCCACGTACGTCTCGCCGTCGGTGGCCACCACGTGGCACCCCGCGGCGTGCAGGAAGTGGGTGGGGGCGTCGGGCGTATCGGACCCGAACAGGCCCATGGGGCGCTTGCTGGCCGTGGACGAGCCGCCGGGGATGAGCTTGGCGGCGCGCTCGGCCCACGAGTGATCGGCCGCCGCTTCGGGCGCGTCGGCGTCGTCTTCGGGGACGAGCGACTCGGGCGTCTCGTCGTCGGGCGGTTCGGACACGTCGGCGGCGGGCTGTGCCTGGCCGCGATCAAAAAATCGTTTGAAGACCATGTCGTGAAAAAGGGTGGCGTTGGACGGGGCGTCAAGACCGGCCGGTGCGCTCGAGGTATTTCACGACCTCGATCGCCATGGCGCGGATGAGGGAGAGTTCGCGCGCGTCGGGTTCGGCGCGGTAGGTGAGCGATCGCACGGTGCGCATGATGTGCTCGGACACCCGCGTCTTGAAGAACTCGATGGCGGCGAGGGCGCGCTCGGTGTCGGCGAAGTACTGCTCGAGCTGCTCCGGCGTGGCCGGCGGCGCGGCCTTGCGCGGCGGGGCGACCGCGCGCGTGGCGTCCTGGGCGGCGAGGTGCAGCTCGTAGAGGGCCACGAGCACCGCCTGGGCAAGGTTGAGCGAGGCGTGCTCGGTGGTGGGGATCATCACCGCGGCGTGGACGCGGTCGAGGATCTCGTTGGGCAGCCCGCTGTCTTCGCGGCCGAACACCAGGGCCACGGGGCCGAGCTGGGCCGCGTCGAGGGTGGCCACGGCTTCCTCGCGGGGGGTGGTGACCGCCCGGCGGGCGGCGCGCCTCCGGGCGGTGAATCCGACCACGCGCACGCACCCGGCCACGGCCGACTCGAAGTCATCGAACGACGCGATGCGATCGATGAGATCGCGCGTGCCGTGGGCGATGCCCTCGAGGCGATGGGGATCGTAGGCCACCGGGCGCACCAGGTGCAGCGTGCCGAGGCCCATG
This Gemmatimonadaceae bacterium DNA region includes the following protein-coding sequences:
- a CDS encoding aminotransferase class III-fold pyridoxal phosphate-dependent enzyme; the encoded protein is MVFKRFFDRGQAQPAADVSEPPDDETPESLVPEDDADAPEAAADHSWAERAAKLIPGGSSTASKRPMGLFGSDTPDAPTHFLHAAGCHVVATDGETYVDCTMALGAVALGYAEPHVTRAVLDAVGGGHVAGLSSALEVEVAERFCGMVPCAEQVRFLKTGAEATSAAVRIARTYTGRDVVIASGYLGWHDWACDAAGVPAGARQDTIDVPFDDLAALDAAADRAGDRLAAIILEPVVERLPSAAWIARAQAICTQRGAALIFDEMKTGFRLAPGGYQEISGVTPDLATFGKALANGFPLSAVCGRADLMDAARRTWISSTLAGEASALAAAYVVLDWHQQADICEALAKNGAEMRRVVSAAIAASGIPGVRLEGLDPMWFLRFDDPAVEHDFLERAMAHGVLFKRGAYNYACVAHDDDAVRAIEHAASASFVEMLEPS
- a CDS encoding TrmJ/YjtD family RNA methyltransferase encodes the protein MTHSRLAQVRVVLYEPQDPVNIAATVRAMKNMGLGTLHLVRPVAYDPHRLEGIAHGTRDLIDRIASFDDFESAVAGCVRVVGFTARRRAARRAVTTPREEAVATLDAAQLGPVALVFGREDSGLPNEILDRVHAAVMIPTTEHASLNLAQAVLVALYELHLAAQDATRAVAPPRKAAPPATPEQLEQYFADTERALAAIEFFKTRVSEHIMRTVRSLTYRAEPDARELSLIRAMAIEVVKYLERTGRS